The Candidatus Bipolaricaulota bacterium genome includes the window CTCCCGATGCCCCGATCTGGGGGACCGGGCTATGGGGCGAGATGGCGATCTGGGCGCCAGCGGCAGCGAGGCCACAGATGAGGTAGAAGAGGAGGAACCGTCCGTGCCCCATCGCGTCCTCAACGTTATCCCCGAAGATCCACAGGTAGAGCATGTTCCCAAGAACGTGCAGCAGCCCTCCGTGGAGGAACATGGAGGTGAACAGCGTGATCCAGATGGGAAACGGGATCTTCGGCGGAAGGTCGGTCATGCTGGTCAGCTCGGCCGGGATGAGCCCATACTGGATGATGAAGTAGTCCCGGCGCGACACCGGGTAGAATGCCGGGTTCCCTCCGGTGAGGAGGTGAGTGCGGTAGGCGGCCGGGTCGAACCCAGGCGGAGGGTAGCCCCGGTCCTGCCACGGGATCCCGTCGATCAGAGCCGTGCCTCCTGCCCCTAGGTACCCCTCGAACAGGAAGACGAGCAGGTTGAGGATGATCAAGGCAACGGTCACGGCGGGGAACGTCCGGCTCGGTCGG containing:
- a CDS encoding rhomboid family intramembrane serine protease is translated as MIPIRDYRPSRTFPAVTVALIILNLLVFLFEGYLGAGGTALIDGIPWQDRGYPPPGFDPAAYRTHLLTGGNPAFYPVSRRDYFIIQYGLIPAELTSMTDLPPKIPFPIWITLFTSMFLHGGLLHVLGNMLYLWIFGDNVEDAMGHGRFLLFYLICGLAAAGAQIAISPHSPVPQIGASGAIAGVLAAYFMLFPYSRVLTLIPIFFFIRLVAVPAVFLLGFWFILQVINGAGTLGREGGVAWFAHIGGFIAGGVLVFLFRRRGVPVTLWESLRRRG